One window of the Etheostoma spectabile isolate EspeVRDwgs_2016 chromosome 16, UIUC_Espe_1.0, whole genome shotgun sequence genome contains the following:
- the ric1 gene encoding guanine nucleotide exchange factor subunit RIC1 isoform X2, with translation MYFLTGWPRRLLCPLRSEEEPFHIHPSSQRFYFAVLSETQLSIWFSRPSVLIVSYIESAKAAAQFGFYQKAEWKPDNSMIAVATAKGYILLFDVLGGGDDKSLYEPVYPKGSPRVKVTPGYKEEQCAPALSLEMKKPVDLEAPITSLQSLQEDLLVCTADGYLHVLHWDGLGSNGRKAICLTTIPFSLDLQSARGGPSLDLEGVNIRCMEYCVTLDGFAVVLSDGRLGFITPLSNTITADLQGVWAADVTDGTCVAVNNKYRLMAFGCASGSVLVYMIDTTTGSMQLSHKLELTPKHYPDMYNKTGPVKLICWSPDYSVAMVTWECGGLSLWSVFGAHLICTLGEDFAYRSDGTKKDPIKISSMCWGAEGYHLWVLPSKLVRGSQEEQQQEEEEIVTPPQPSLQAGILQFHFIKSALTVNPCTSNQEQVLLHGEDRLYLTCGDPSQVHSTSDTHPHTHLHPHDGSPLHHPLNPDSSLSQGLSTLLGHKHWHVVQIHSTYLESNWPIRFAAIDTAGQCMAVAGRRGFAHYSLFTRKWKLFGNITQEQNMTVTGGLAWWKDFVVVACYNFIDQQEQLRLYQRSSNLDNAFASVTKLQSDTLLLNVFRDMIILFRADCSICLYSIERRNDSPHPTASVELLQEVSMSRYIPHPALVVSVTLTSVRTETGITLKAPQQACMAESIMLNLAGQLIMLQRDRSGPQVREKETPANNKKLLPFCPPVVLAQCVENVWTTCRSNKKKRHLLEALWLSCGEAGMKVWLPLFPRDHRKPHSFLSRRIMLPFHINIYPLAVLFEDALVLGATNETVLYDGLQGSSEPLEALFPYCTVERTSQIYLHHILRQLLVRNLGEQALMLAQSCASLPYFPHVMELMVHVVLEEEATSREPIPDPLLPTVAKFITEFPLFLQTIVHCARKTEYALWNYLFAAVGNPKDLFEECLMAQDLDTAASYLIILQNMEVPAVSRQHATLLFNTALEQGKWDLCRHMIRFLKAIGSGEMETPPPTPTTQEPSSTGGFEFFRNRSISLSQSGEAITTGKFNLQKTFSMPSGASSKGRDVECAENMYIDMMLWRHARHLLEQVRLRDLGCFSAQLGFELIGWLCRERNRVARVEDFVSALKRLHKDFLWPFPVIPVGSISSPLKNGRCRTVLSTRLLKSQSADSLLNSDMDTAPPQAASSNLTWLDGLGERPKNMDTASSAHSNQHSPQTHDAFLSLLTNKVEEYSVGSATDLTETSSVVDGDWTMVDENSSTLSLSQAELEHISMELANKGPHKSQVQLRYLLHVFMEAGCLEWCVVIGLILRDASVIKQVIGFLDSPEVPQETVQSVRNGLLAVDTWVSTYCLGYKPFLHLIQPQLQELMDSAAEQVQPESFQPTSQSSKLSGSEGLGGAALPRPEDSRGVAAPLGLALPSLEPAGGFPRPPSEDCPPEQTEEQGEEEGAYDCTLS, from the exons ATGTATTTTCTAACCGGCTGGCCCCGGAGGCTGCTTTGTCCGCTGAGGAGTGAAGAGGAGCCCTTCCACATCCATCCCAGCTCCCAGAGGTTTTACTTTGCCGTGCTGTCAGAGACACAGCTCAGCATTTGGTTTAGTCGG CCCAGTGTTTTGATAGTCAGCTATATTGAGTCTGCAAAGGCGGCTGCCCAGTTTGGCTTCTACCAGAAAGCAGAATGGAAACCAGACAACTCCATGATAGCTGTGGCG ACTGCCAAAGGATACATTCTCTTGTTTGATGTGCTGGGTGGAGGGGATGACAAGTCCCTCTATGAGCCAGTCTATCCAAA aGGAAGTCCTCGTGTGAAGGTGACCCCGGGTTATAAGGAGGAGCAATGTGCCCCCGCACTCTCGTTGGAGATGAAGAAGCCTGTGGATCTTGAGGCCCCCATCACCAG TCTGCAGTCCCTCCAGGAGGACTTATTGGTGTGCACTGCAGACGGCTACCTCCATGTGCTGCACTGGGACGGGCTAGGCAGCAACGGACGCAAGGCCATCTGCCTCACTACAATCCCCTTCTCACTAGACCTGCAGTCTGCTCGAG gtGGTCCCTCTTTGGACCTGGAGGGAGTTAATATCCGTTGTATGGAGTATTGTGTGACCCTGGACGGCTTCGCTGTGGTACTGAGTGACGGACGCCTGGGCTTTATCACACCGCTCAGTAACACCATCACCGCAGAT CTGCAGGGCGTCTGGGCAGCAGATGTGACTGATGGCACCTGTGTGGCTGTCAACAACAAATACAGACTGATGGCCTTTGGCTGTGCCAG cGGCTCAGTGCTGGTGTACATGATAGACACCACGACTGGATCCATGCAGCTCTCCCATAAACTGGAGCTCACCCCAAAACACTACCCAG ACATGTATAACAAGACTGGTCCAGTCAAGCTGATCTGCTGGTCACCTGACTACAGTGTTGCCATGGTTACATGGGAGTGTGGTGGCCTATCGCTGTGGAGTGTCTTTGGAGCCCACCTCATCTGCACTCTGGGAGAGGATTTTGC GTATCGCTCTGATGGTACCAAGAAGGACCCTATTAAAATTAGCTCAATG TGCTGGGGAGCAGAGGGCTACCACCTATGGGTGCTCCCGAGCAAACTGGTGAGGGGAAGTCAGGAGGAACAGcagcaagaggaggaggagattgtCACACCTCCACAGCCCTCCCTGCAGGCCGGCATACTGCAGTTCCACTTCATTAAGAGTGCCCTTACAGTCAACCCCTGCACG AGTAACCAGGAGCAGGTGTTGCTCCATGGTGAAGACCGCCTCTACCTGACCTGTGGTGACCCCTCGCAGGTCCACAGCACCTCAGACACACATccgcacacacacttacacccACACGATGGCAGCCCGCTGCACCACCCCCTCAACCCcgactcctctctctctcagggaCTAAGCACTTTATTGGGACACAAGCACTGGCATGTGGTCCAG ATTCACAGCACATACCTAGAGAGTAACTGGCCTATACGG tTTGCAGCCATAGATACAGCAGGCCAGTGCATGGCTGTAGCAGGGAGGCGGGGCTTTGCACACTACTCCTTATTCACAAGGAAATGGAAGCTGTTTGGAAACATCACTCAG GAGCAGAACATGACAGTGACGGGAGGTCTGGCTTGGTGGAAGGACTTTGTGGTTGTGGCCTGTTACAATTTTATAGACCAGCAAGAGCAG TTGAGACTCTATCAACGCTCATCCAACCTGGACAACGCCTTTGCATCTGTGACTAAGCTGCAATCGGACACTCTGTTGCTCAATGTCTTCAGAGACATGATCATCCTGTTCAGAGCTGACTGCTCCATCTGCCTCTATAGCATAGAGAGGAGGAACGACAG TCCACACCCGACAGCCAGCGTGGAGTTGTTGCAGGAAGTGTCAATGTCTCGCTACATCCCTCACCCTGCCCTCGTGGTTTCTGTCACACTCACGTCTGTGCGCACAGAGACTGGCATCACATTGAAAGCCCCGCAGCAg gcctgcatggcagagagCATCATGTTGAATCTAGCTGGCCAGTTGATCATGCTGCAGAGGGACCGTTCAGGACCGCAGGTACGAGAGAAAGAAACGCCTGCCAACAACAAGAAGCTG CTACCATTTTGTCCTCCGGTGGTGCTGGCCCAGTGTGTGGAGAATGTGTGGACCACCTGTCGCTCCAATAAGAAGAAGCGTCACCTGCTGGAGGCCCTGTGGTTGTCCTGCGGTGAGGCAGGCATGAAAGTCTGGCTGCCGCTGTTCCCCCGAGACCATCGCAAGCCCCACTCCTTTCTCTCCAGGCGCATCATGCTGCCCTTCCACATCAACATCTACCCGCTGGCTGTGCTTTTCGAGGATGCCCTGGTACTGGGGGCAACCAATGAGACTGTGCTCTACGATGGGCTGCAGGGATCCTCTGAGCCTCTGGAGGCGCTGTTCCCCTACTGCACCGTAGAGAGGACCTCCCAGATCTACCTCCATCACATCTTGAGGCAGCTGCTGGTCCGCAACCTTGGTGAACAG GCTTTGATGCTGGCTCAGTCATGTGCCTCCCTCCCTTACTTCCCGCATGTCATGGAGCTCATGGTGCACGTCGTGCTGGAAGAAGAGGCAACATCGCGGGAGCCCATTCCCGACCCTCTGCTGCCCACCGTGGCCAAGTTCATCACCGAGTTCCCCCTCTTCCTCCAGACCATCGTTCACTGTGCCAGAAAGACGGAGTACGCCCTGTGGAACTACCTGTTTGCTGCTGTGGGAAACCCCAAAGATCTGTTTGAGGAGTGTCTCATGGCTCAGGACCTGGACACAGCAGCCTCCTATCTGATTATACTGCAG AACATGGAGGTTCCAGCAGTGAGCAGACAACACGCCACTCTACTCTTTAACACGGCGCTTGAGCAGGGCAAATGGGACCTCTGCCGGCATATGATCCGATTCCTCAAAGCCATTGGCTCTGGGGAGATGGAGACTCCGCCTCCAACACCCACCACTCAG GAACCCAGCTCAACTGGCGGTTTTGAGTTCTTCAGAAATCGCAGTATCAGTTTGTCACAGTCGGGAGAGGCCATCACTACGGGCAAGTTCAACCTGCAGAAGACCTTCAGTATGCCCTCTGGAGCATCATCTAAAGg TCGGGATGTGGAGTGCGCAGAGAACATGTATATTGATATGATGCTGTGGCGCCACGCCCGCCACCTTCTGGAGCAGGTCCGTCTCCGTGACCTGGGTTGCTTCTCTGCACAGCTGGGCTTCGAACTCATCGGCTGGTTGTGTCGCGAACGAAACCGCGTGGCCCGCGTTGAGGATTTTGTTTCTGCGTTGAAAAGACTCCATAAGGACTTTCTCTGGCCCTTCCCTGTTATTCCTGTGGGAAGCATCAGCTCGCCTCTGAAGAACGGACGGTGTCGCACTG TGCTGAGCACTCGACTGTTGAAGTCGCAGTCAGCTGACAGCCTTTTGAACAGCGACATGGACACGGCGCCCCCTCAGGCAGCTTCCAGCAACCTCACCTGGCTGGACGGGCTCGGCGAGAGGCCCAAAAACATGGACACGGCCTCGTCTGCTCACTCCAACCAACACTCGCCACAGACACATGATGCGTTCCTGTCCTTGCTCACCAACAAAG TGGAAGAGTACAGTGTCGGCTCGGCAACAGACTTGACCGAGACCAGCTCAGTGGTGGATGGTGATTGGACGATGGTTGATGAGAACTCCTCCACTCTGAGCCTAAGCCAAGCCGAGCTGGAGCACATCTCCATGGAGCTGGCCAACAAAGGCCCACACAAGTCACAGGTGCAGCTCAG GTATCTCCTTCATGTGTTCATGGAGGCGGGCTGTCTGGAGTGGTGTGTAGTGATTGGCTTGATCCTGCGGGACGCCAGCGTCATAAAGCAGGTGATCGGCTTCCTGGACAGCCCCGAGGTTCCCCAAGAAACTGTGCAGAGTGTCCGCAACGGCTTATTGGCTGTCGACACATGGGTCTCCACTTACTG CCTGGGTTACAAACCATTTCTCCACCTGATCCAGCCGCAGCTGCAGGAGCTGATGGATTCAGCAGCTGAACAGGTGCAGCCTGAGTCCTTCCAGCCCACCAGCCAGAGCTCCAAGCTCAGCGGCTCTGAGGGGCTGGGAGGGGCTGCACTACCGCGGCCAGAGGACAGTAGAGGAGTAGCGGCTCCGCTGGGCCTGGCCCTGCCCTCCCTCGAACCCGCGGGAGGTTTTCCCCGTCCCCCCTCTGAGGACTGTCCTCCCGAGCAGACAGAGGAGcagggagaagaggagggagcCTACGACTGTACCTTGTCCTGA
- the ric1 gene encoding guanine nucleotide exchange factor subunit RIC1 isoform X1 encodes MYFLTGWPRRLLCPLRSEEEPFHIHPSSQRFYFAVLSETQLSIWFSRPSVLIVSYIESAKAAAQFGFYQKAEWKPDNSMIAVATAKGYILLFDVLGGGDDKSLYEPVYPKGSPRVKVTPGYKEEQCAPALSLEMKKPVDLEAPITSLQSLQEDLLVCTADGYLHVLHWDGLGSNGRKAICLTTIPFSLDLQSARGGPSLDLEGVNIRCMEYCVTLDGFAVVLSDGRLGFITPLSNTITADQLQGVWAADVTDGTCVAVNNKYRLMAFGCASGSVLVYMIDTTTGSMQLSHKLELTPKHYPDMYNKTGPVKLICWSPDYSVAMVTWECGGLSLWSVFGAHLICTLGEDFAYRSDGTKKDPIKISSMCWGAEGYHLWVLPSKLVRGSQEEQQQEEEEIVTPPQPSLQAGILQFHFIKSALTVNPCTSNQEQVLLHGEDRLYLTCGDPSQVHSTSDTHPHTHLHPHDGSPLHHPLNPDSSLSQGLSTLLGHKHWHVVQIHSTYLESNWPIRFAAIDTAGQCMAVAGRRGFAHYSLFTRKWKLFGNITQEQNMTVTGGLAWWKDFVVVACYNFIDQQEQLRLYQRSSNLDNAFASVTKLQSDTLLLNVFRDMIILFRADCSICLYSIERRNDSPHPTASVELLQEVSMSRYIPHPALVVSVTLTSVRTETGITLKAPQQACMAESIMLNLAGQLIMLQRDRSGPQVREKETPANNKKLLPFCPPVVLAQCVENVWTTCRSNKKKRHLLEALWLSCGEAGMKVWLPLFPRDHRKPHSFLSRRIMLPFHINIYPLAVLFEDALVLGATNETVLYDGLQGSSEPLEALFPYCTVERTSQIYLHHILRQLLVRNLGEQALMLAQSCASLPYFPHVMELMVHVVLEEEATSREPIPDPLLPTVAKFITEFPLFLQTIVHCARKTEYALWNYLFAAVGNPKDLFEECLMAQDLDTAASYLIILQNMEVPAVSRQHATLLFNTALEQGKWDLCRHMIRFLKAIGSGEMETPPPTPTTQEPSSTGGFEFFRNRSISLSQSGEAITTGKFNLQKTFSMPSGASSKGRDVECAENMYIDMMLWRHARHLLEQVRLRDLGCFSAQLGFELIGWLCRERNRVARVEDFVSALKRLHKDFLWPFPVIPVGSISSPLKNGRCRTVLSTRLLKSQSADSLLNSDMDTAPPQAASSNLTWLDGLGERPKNMDTASSAHSNQHSPQTHDAFLSLLTNKVEEYSVGSATDLTETSSVVDGDWTMVDENSSTLSLSQAELEHISMELANKGPHKSQVQLRYLLHVFMEAGCLEWCVVIGLILRDASVIKQVIGFLDSPEVPQETVQSVRNGLLAVDTWVSTYCLGYKPFLHLIQPQLQELMDSAAEQVQPESFQPTSQSSKLSGSEGLGGAALPRPEDSRGVAAPLGLALPSLEPAGGFPRPPSEDCPPEQTEEQGEEEGAYDCTLS; translated from the exons ATGTATTTTCTAACCGGCTGGCCCCGGAGGCTGCTTTGTCCGCTGAGGAGTGAAGAGGAGCCCTTCCACATCCATCCCAGCTCCCAGAGGTTTTACTTTGCCGTGCTGTCAGAGACACAGCTCAGCATTTGGTTTAGTCGG CCCAGTGTTTTGATAGTCAGCTATATTGAGTCTGCAAAGGCGGCTGCCCAGTTTGGCTTCTACCAGAAAGCAGAATGGAAACCAGACAACTCCATGATAGCTGTGGCG ACTGCCAAAGGATACATTCTCTTGTTTGATGTGCTGGGTGGAGGGGATGACAAGTCCCTCTATGAGCCAGTCTATCCAAA aGGAAGTCCTCGTGTGAAGGTGACCCCGGGTTATAAGGAGGAGCAATGTGCCCCCGCACTCTCGTTGGAGATGAAGAAGCCTGTGGATCTTGAGGCCCCCATCACCAG TCTGCAGTCCCTCCAGGAGGACTTATTGGTGTGCACTGCAGACGGCTACCTCCATGTGCTGCACTGGGACGGGCTAGGCAGCAACGGACGCAAGGCCATCTGCCTCACTACAATCCCCTTCTCACTAGACCTGCAGTCTGCTCGAG gtGGTCCCTCTTTGGACCTGGAGGGAGTTAATATCCGTTGTATGGAGTATTGTGTGACCCTGGACGGCTTCGCTGTGGTACTGAGTGACGGACGCCTGGGCTTTATCACACCGCTCAGTAACACCATCACCGCAGAT CAGCTGCAGGGCGTCTGGGCAGCAGATGTGACTGATGGCACCTGTGTGGCTGTCAACAACAAATACAGACTGATGGCCTTTGGCTGTGCCAG cGGCTCAGTGCTGGTGTACATGATAGACACCACGACTGGATCCATGCAGCTCTCCCATAAACTGGAGCTCACCCCAAAACACTACCCAG ACATGTATAACAAGACTGGTCCAGTCAAGCTGATCTGCTGGTCACCTGACTACAGTGTTGCCATGGTTACATGGGAGTGTGGTGGCCTATCGCTGTGGAGTGTCTTTGGAGCCCACCTCATCTGCACTCTGGGAGAGGATTTTGC GTATCGCTCTGATGGTACCAAGAAGGACCCTATTAAAATTAGCTCAATG TGCTGGGGAGCAGAGGGCTACCACCTATGGGTGCTCCCGAGCAAACTGGTGAGGGGAAGTCAGGAGGAACAGcagcaagaggaggaggagattgtCACACCTCCACAGCCCTCCCTGCAGGCCGGCATACTGCAGTTCCACTTCATTAAGAGTGCCCTTACAGTCAACCCCTGCACG AGTAACCAGGAGCAGGTGTTGCTCCATGGTGAAGACCGCCTCTACCTGACCTGTGGTGACCCCTCGCAGGTCCACAGCACCTCAGACACACATccgcacacacacttacacccACACGATGGCAGCCCGCTGCACCACCCCCTCAACCCcgactcctctctctctcagggaCTAAGCACTTTATTGGGACACAAGCACTGGCATGTGGTCCAG ATTCACAGCACATACCTAGAGAGTAACTGGCCTATACGG tTTGCAGCCATAGATACAGCAGGCCAGTGCATGGCTGTAGCAGGGAGGCGGGGCTTTGCACACTACTCCTTATTCACAAGGAAATGGAAGCTGTTTGGAAACATCACTCAG GAGCAGAACATGACAGTGACGGGAGGTCTGGCTTGGTGGAAGGACTTTGTGGTTGTGGCCTGTTACAATTTTATAGACCAGCAAGAGCAG TTGAGACTCTATCAACGCTCATCCAACCTGGACAACGCCTTTGCATCTGTGACTAAGCTGCAATCGGACACTCTGTTGCTCAATGTCTTCAGAGACATGATCATCCTGTTCAGAGCTGACTGCTCCATCTGCCTCTATAGCATAGAGAGGAGGAACGACAG TCCACACCCGACAGCCAGCGTGGAGTTGTTGCAGGAAGTGTCAATGTCTCGCTACATCCCTCACCCTGCCCTCGTGGTTTCTGTCACACTCACGTCTGTGCGCACAGAGACTGGCATCACATTGAAAGCCCCGCAGCAg gcctgcatggcagagagCATCATGTTGAATCTAGCTGGCCAGTTGATCATGCTGCAGAGGGACCGTTCAGGACCGCAGGTACGAGAGAAAGAAACGCCTGCCAACAACAAGAAGCTG CTACCATTTTGTCCTCCGGTGGTGCTGGCCCAGTGTGTGGAGAATGTGTGGACCACCTGTCGCTCCAATAAGAAGAAGCGTCACCTGCTGGAGGCCCTGTGGTTGTCCTGCGGTGAGGCAGGCATGAAAGTCTGGCTGCCGCTGTTCCCCCGAGACCATCGCAAGCCCCACTCCTTTCTCTCCAGGCGCATCATGCTGCCCTTCCACATCAACATCTACCCGCTGGCTGTGCTTTTCGAGGATGCCCTGGTACTGGGGGCAACCAATGAGACTGTGCTCTACGATGGGCTGCAGGGATCCTCTGAGCCTCTGGAGGCGCTGTTCCCCTACTGCACCGTAGAGAGGACCTCCCAGATCTACCTCCATCACATCTTGAGGCAGCTGCTGGTCCGCAACCTTGGTGAACAG GCTTTGATGCTGGCTCAGTCATGTGCCTCCCTCCCTTACTTCCCGCATGTCATGGAGCTCATGGTGCACGTCGTGCTGGAAGAAGAGGCAACATCGCGGGAGCCCATTCCCGACCCTCTGCTGCCCACCGTGGCCAAGTTCATCACCGAGTTCCCCCTCTTCCTCCAGACCATCGTTCACTGTGCCAGAAAGACGGAGTACGCCCTGTGGAACTACCTGTTTGCTGCTGTGGGAAACCCCAAAGATCTGTTTGAGGAGTGTCTCATGGCTCAGGACCTGGACACAGCAGCCTCCTATCTGATTATACTGCAG AACATGGAGGTTCCAGCAGTGAGCAGACAACACGCCACTCTACTCTTTAACACGGCGCTTGAGCAGGGCAAATGGGACCTCTGCCGGCATATGATCCGATTCCTCAAAGCCATTGGCTCTGGGGAGATGGAGACTCCGCCTCCAACACCCACCACTCAG GAACCCAGCTCAACTGGCGGTTTTGAGTTCTTCAGAAATCGCAGTATCAGTTTGTCACAGTCGGGAGAGGCCATCACTACGGGCAAGTTCAACCTGCAGAAGACCTTCAGTATGCCCTCTGGAGCATCATCTAAAGg TCGGGATGTGGAGTGCGCAGAGAACATGTATATTGATATGATGCTGTGGCGCCACGCCCGCCACCTTCTGGAGCAGGTCCGTCTCCGTGACCTGGGTTGCTTCTCTGCACAGCTGGGCTTCGAACTCATCGGCTGGTTGTGTCGCGAACGAAACCGCGTGGCCCGCGTTGAGGATTTTGTTTCTGCGTTGAAAAGACTCCATAAGGACTTTCTCTGGCCCTTCCCTGTTATTCCTGTGGGAAGCATCAGCTCGCCTCTGAAGAACGGACGGTGTCGCACTG TGCTGAGCACTCGACTGTTGAAGTCGCAGTCAGCTGACAGCCTTTTGAACAGCGACATGGACACGGCGCCCCCTCAGGCAGCTTCCAGCAACCTCACCTGGCTGGACGGGCTCGGCGAGAGGCCCAAAAACATGGACACGGCCTCGTCTGCTCACTCCAACCAACACTCGCCACAGACACATGATGCGTTCCTGTCCTTGCTCACCAACAAAG TGGAAGAGTACAGTGTCGGCTCGGCAACAGACTTGACCGAGACCAGCTCAGTGGTGGATGGTGATTGGACGATGGTTGATGAGAACTCCTCCACTCTGAGCCTAAGCCAAGCCGAGCTGGAGCACATCTCCATGGAGCTGGCCAACAAAGGCCCACACAAGTCACAGGTGCAGCTCAG GTATCTCCTTCATGTGTTCATGGAGGCGGGCTGTCTGGAGTGGTGTGTAGTGATTGGCTTGATCCTGCGGGACGCCAGCGTCATAAAGCAGGTGATCGGCTTCCTGGACAGCCCCGAGGTTCCCCAAGAAACTGTGCAGAGTGTCCGCAACGGCTTATTGGCTGTCGACACATGGGTCTCCACTTACTG CCTGGGTTACAAACCATTTCTCCACCTGATCCAGCCGCAGCTGCAGGAGCTGATGGATTCAGCAGCTGAACAGGTGCAGCCTGAGTCCTTCCAGCCCACCAGCCAGAGCTCCAAGCTCAGCGGCTCTGAGGGGCTGGGAGGGGCTGCACTACCGCGGCCAGAGGACAGTAGAGGAGTAGCGGCTCCGCTGGGCCTGGCCCTGCCCTCCCTCGAACCCGCGGGAGGTTTTCCCCGTCCCCCCTCTGAGGACTGTCCTCCCGAGCAGACAGAGGAGcagggagaagaggagggagcCTACGACTGTACCTTGTCCTGA